One region of Rubinisphaera margarita genomic DNA includes:
- the alaS gene encoding alanine--tRNA ligase: MKTDELRDAYLDFFVGKGCIRRPSDVLVPNDPTVLFTPAGMNQFKNEFLGIGKLEFTKATTCQKCLRTGDIGNVGVTAYHHTFFEMLGNFSFGDYFKREAIHWAWEFLTDKKWLGLDPNRLTVTVYLDDDEAFEIWEKEIGLDRSRISREDEYENFWPAGAPTDGPDGVCGPCSEIYYHPPTGGKEVEIWNLVFTQFNRVGSPPDNLKPLPMKNIDTGMGLERTAAVLQGVESNFEIDSLRPLCDTVGDVLGVKYDFSGEHGRAMRRIADHVRAVTMCVHENVLPDNKEQGYVVRQLLRRAVLEAYLIGKQEPVLHKLVPKVVEMLGKPYPELKESVGSVQSAIQEEEDAFLDTIERGLNRFQRCLDDAKSTGIITGKDAFQLHTTDGFLYELTDALAARHNLKVDRMGFEQLMEEHGIISNAGKQKSVMAEGPLDAIRKTSGGTEFVGYESSSCEAKVVGIIAEKQLVEEVTEVGHRDLIAVVLDKTAFYGESGGQVGDTGTLTADGIEFTVQDTQKDGDLWLHIGHLKQGTLKVGQSLKCEVDDERRHAIRRAHSATHIMHYALRTTLGDNATQRGSKVQQDELRFDFAQKKPLSPEELCRIEDIVNTHIAEGSAVTTKLMAIEEAREVGAMALFGEKYPDKVRVVSIGEFSKELCGGTHLANSGQVGMFKIVAEEPVAKGVRRLVAYTGEKAMAEMRNKETLLRDIMSELKVGSADEVLRKLESLQNELKETKRKLSEQMRQSIGDDVSNLLAEAEKVDGVALVAHFVPNVDKDVLRDYADRLRKKAPAAVILATDIDGRVALLAGVSTDLIKTKGMNASNCVKAAAKLVQGGGGGRPDLAEAGGKDPSRIDEALKAGLENFRSQLSS, translated from the coding sequence ATGAAAACAGACGAACTGCGCGACGCTTATCTCGATTTCTTTGTCGGCAAAGGCTGTATCCGCCGGCCCAGTGATGTTCTGGTGCCCAACGATCCCACCGTCCTGTTCACGCCGGCGGGGATGAACCAGTTCAAGAACGAGTTCCTCGGCATCGGCAAACTCGAGTTCACCAAGGCGACCACCTGCCAGAAATGTCTGCGAACCGGCGACATCGGCAACGTCGGTGTAACGGCCTATCACCACACGTTCTTCGAGATGCTCGGTAACTTCTCGTTCGGAGACTACTTCAAGCGGGAAGCCATCCACTGGGCCTGGGAATTTCTGACCGACAAGAAGTGGCTCGGCCTCGATCCCAATCGGCTGACAGTCACGGTTTATCTGGATGACGATGAAGCCTTTGAAATTTGGGAGAAGGAAATCGGGCTTGATCGGAGTCGCATCTCCCGCGAAGACGAGTACGAAAACTTCTGGCCAGCCGGTGCGCCGACCGACGGACCAGACGGTGTTTGCGGTCCGTGCAGCGAAATCTACTACCATCCGCCGACTGGAGGCAAAGAAGTCGAGATCTGGAACCTGGTCTTTACGCAGTTCAATCGCGTCGGCAGCCCGCCGGACAACCTGAAACCGCTGCCGATGAAAAACATCGACACCGGGATGGGACTCGAACGAACCGCAGCCGTGCTGCAGGGCGTCGAAAGCAATTTCGAGATCGACTCGCTCCGCCCGCTCTGCGACACCGTGGGCGACGTCCTCGGCGTGAAGTACGACTTCTCCGGCGAGCACGGCCGGGCGATGCGTCGAATTGCCGACCACGTGCGTGCAGTCACGATGTGCGTGCACGAGAACGTGCTGCCGGATAATAAGGAGCAGGGCTATGTCGTGCGTCAGCTGCTCCGGCGAGCCGTGCTCGAAGCCTACCTGATCGGCAAGCAGGAACCGGTGCTGCACAAGCTCGTTCCGAAAGTGGTCGAGATGCTCGGCAAGCCGTATCCGGAACTCAAAGAGTCGGTCGGCTCGGTGCAGTCGGCCATTCAGGAAGAAGAAGACGCCTTCCTCGACACGATCGAACGCGGGCTCAACCGCTTTCAGCGATGCCTGGACGATGCGAAGTCGACCGGAATCATCACCGGGAAAGATGCTTTCCAGCTGCATACGACTGACGGCTTCCTGTACGAACTGACCGATGCTCTGGCCGCTCGTCACAATCTGAAAGTCGATCGGATGGGCTTTGAGCAACTGATGGAAGAGCACGGGATCATCAGCAACGCCGGCAAGCAGAAGTCAGTCATGGCTGAAGGCCCGCTCGATGCCATTCGCAAGACGTCCGGCGGCACCGAATTCGTTGGGTATGAGTCCTCGTCGTGCGAGGCGAAAGTCGTGGGGATCATCGCTGAAAAGCAACTCGTCGAGGAAGTGACGGAAGTCGGCCATCGCGACCTCATCGCTGTCGTTCTCGACAAGACAGCATTTTACGGCGAGTCGGGTGGTCAGGTTGGCGATACCGGCACACTGACCGCCGACGGCATTGAGTTTACCGTACAGGACACGCAGAAGGATGGCGATCTGTGGTTGCACATTGGCCATCTGAAGCAGGGTACGCTGAAAGTCGGACAGAGTCTGAAGTGTGAAGTCGACGATGAGCGACGACACGCCATTCGCCGTGCCCACTCGGCGACACATATCATGCACTACGCTTTGCGAACGACTCTGGGCGATAACGCGACGCAGCGTGGTTCCAAGGTTCAGCAGGACGAACTCCGCTTCGACTTCGCTCAGAAGAAGCCGCTCTCGCCCGAAGAACTGTGCCGCATTGAAGACATCGTGAATACTCACATCGCTGAAGGTTCAGCCGTGACCACGAAGCTGATGGCCATTGAAGAGGCTCGTGAAGTCGGGGCGATGGCTCTGTTCGGCGAGAAGTACCCGGACAAAGTCCGCGTGGTCTCGATTGGCGAGTTCAGCAAGGAACTCTGCGGCGGAACGCATCTGGCGAACTCCGGCCAGGTGGGCATGTTCAAAATTGTTGCCGAAGAGCCGGTTGCCAAAGGCGTGCGCCGTCTTGTCGCCTACACTGGCGAGAAGGCTATGGCCGAGATGCGGAACAAGGAGACGTTGCTGCGGGACATCATGAGCGAACTCAAAGTCGGATCGGCCGACGAAGTGCTTCGCAAACTGGAGTCGCTGCAGAATGAGCTCAAAGAAACGAAACGAAAGCTGTCGGAACAAATGCGGCAGTCCATTGGCGATGACGTCTCGAATCTCCTCGCCGAAGCCGAGAAGGTCGACGGCGTCGCTCTGGTGGCTCACTTCGTGCCGAACGTCGATAAGGATGTGCTGCGAGATTACGCGGATCGATTGCGAAAGAAAGCTCCAGCTGCAGTTATTCTGGCTACGGATATCGACGGTCGCGTCGCACTGCTCGCCGGCGTGAGCACAGACCTGATAAAGACGAAAGGCATGAATGCGTCGAACTGTGTCAAAGCAGCCGCCAAACTCGTCCAGGGCGGGGGCGGTGGACGTCCTGATCTGGCCGAAGCCGGCGGGAAGGATCCTTCCAGGATCGACGAGGCTCTGAAAGCCGGGCTGGAGAACTTCCGCAGTCAGCTGTCTTCTTAA
- a CDS encoding Fur family transcriptional regulator, with protein sequence MSGLGNVTVTASPKEKFREYLATQKMRLTPEREIIVDEVFDNHEHFDAEELSERLRASGRKRVSRSTVYRTLESMESAGLIRKVARPNGSEIWEHDYGYPQHDHLICRKCGELQEFHNDEIKAILETVADKMGFFMDGHRLEVFGLCSNCRRAPVRRHRKLDMI encoded by the coding sequence GTGAGTGGTTTGGGGAATGTCACCGTTACCGCCAGTCCCAAGGAAAAGTTTCGGGAATACCTGGCGACACAGAAAATGCGTCTGACTCCCGAGCGGGAGATCATCGTCGATGAAGTCTTCGACAACCACGAACACTTCGATGCGGAAGAACTCTCTGAGCGTCTTCGGGCCAGCGGTCGGAAGCGAGTCAGCCGTTCGACTGTTTATCGCACGCTGGAGTCGATGGAATCCGCTGGCTTGATTCGCAAGGTTGCCCGTCCGAACGGCAGCGAAATCTGGGAGCACGACTACGGTTACCCGCAGCACGATCACCTGATCTGTCGGAAATGCGGGGAACTTCAAGAGTTCCACAACGACGAGATCAAAGCGATTCTGGAAACGGTCGCCGATAAGATGGGGTTCTTTATGGATGGACACCGTCTGGAAGTTTTCGGCTTATGCAGCAATTGTCGTCGGGCTCCTGTCCGTCGCCATCGCAAGCTCGATATGATCTAA
- the murC gene encoding UDP-N-acetylmuramate--L-alanine ligase has product MLVLSTPSAHLTGICGAGMRSLADYLCDRGWMVSGSDAVVPLSVRQHFLRRGIQVHQGHEAGNVPPECSAHIYSLAVGEENSERIAATRAGVPSFSYAEYLGQTLQNRRGIAIAGTHGKTTCSLLLHHLLQTAGYDAGLIAGGKLQQQDNSGHFGRESELIVEACEFRGSFLQLQPRLAAVLNVEADHFDCYPDGRSLLQAFRDFTHRIDRSGLLIANADCAATLRTIADSRCSVALFTTEPTATFLPDAEIWRISEIVESATGTSFTLRHNDELLSLALTVCGRHQVMNATAAGLLARQVGLSWESIAEGLRTFPGVDRRFHLRGRRNGAYLIDDYAHHPSELRATFQAVRQRFPGSYIRAFFQPHQIQRTEMLLDQFADALLEADETTILPIFAARETPDDRVRSTAEKLVEAGNSRGGRFAFCPSLDQMRSRLDDSRHVMTGSRAEVIVTLGAGNIDRIYDELPGFLC; this is encoded by the coding sequence ATGCTCGTATTGTCCACCCCAAGTGCTCACCTGACCGGGATTTGCGGAGCGGGGATGAGATCGCTCGCAGATTATCTCTGCGATCGCGGCTGGATGGTTTCCGGTTCTGACGCCGTCGTCCCGCTTTCTGTCCGACAGCATTTTCTGCGTCGAGGAATCCAGGTCCATCAGGGACACGAGGCGGGAAATGTACCGCCAGAGTGTTCCGCACACATTTACAGTCTGGCAGTCGGAGAAGAGAACTCTGAACGGATCGCGGCGACACGAGCTGGCGTTCCCTCGTTCAGCTACGCGGAGTATCTCGGGCAGACACTCCAGAATCGACGCGGGATTGCCATCGCGGGGACGCACGGCAAGACAACCTGCTCGCTGCTGCTTCATCATCTCCTGCAGACCGCGGGGTACGATGCGGGACTGATTGCCGGGGGAAAGCTTCAGCAGCAGGACAACTCGGGACACTTCGGACGTGAATCGGAACTGATCGTCGAAGCTTGTGAGTTTCGCGGCTCGTTTCTGCAACTGCAGCCTCGGCTGGCGGCGGTGTTAAATGTCGAAGCCGACCACTTCGACTGCTATCCGGATGGGCGTTCGCTTCTTCAGGCGTTCCGGGATTTCACGCATCGCATTGACCGATCGGGCCTGCTCATCGCCAATGCCGATTGCGCCGCCACGTTGCGGACCATCGCGGATTCGCGGTGTTCCGTCGCTCTGTTTACGACCGAGCCCACCGCAACGTTCTTACCCGATGCCGAGATCTGGCGAATTTCCGAGATCGTGGAGTCGGCAACCGGCACTTCATTCACGCTGCGTCACAACGACGAACTTCTCTCGCTGGCTCTGACGGTCTGCGGGCGTCATCAGGTCATGAACGCCACTGCCGCAGGGCTGTTGGCCCGTCAGGTTGGACTTTCATGGGAGTCCATCGCGGAAGGACTGCGAACGTTTCCTGGCGTGGATCGCCGTTTCCACCTCCGCGGGCGGCGGAATGGGGCCTACTTGATCGACGACTACGCCCATCACCCCTCGGAACTGCGGGCCACGTTTCAGGCGGTTCGGCAGCGTTTTCCCGGCAGCTACATTCGAGCCTTTTTCCAGCCGCATCAGATTCAGCGGACAGAGATGCTCCTCGATCAATTCGCTGATGCTTTGCTCGAAGCCGACGAGACCACTATCCTGCCCATCTTCGCTGCGCGCGAAACCCCGGATGACCGGGTTCGCTCGACGGCCGAAAAACTGGTCGAAGCCGGAAACAGCCGCGGAGGACGCTTTGCATTCTGTCCCAGCCTTGACCAAATGCGTTCCAGACTGGACGATTCACGACACGTTATGACAGGATCCCGAGCAGAAGTGATAGTGACGCTCGGAGCAGGAAACATTGATCGGATCTATGATGAGCTGCCTGGATTCCTTTGCTGA
- a CDS encoding flagellar biosynthesis anti-sigma factor FlgM, producing MAISGIGGSGGNMPVSRVNHPVQQTPFQPTPGGIRVPTDQLDISPMARMMSELQSLEENDPSRSELIARIRDEIANGTYDTDEKLEAALANFLRQVQNDS from the coding sequence ATGGCCATTTCAGGTATTGGGGGATCCGGCGGCAATATGCCGGTGTCCCGCGTCAATCACCCGGTTCAACAGACACCGTTTCAGCCGACTCCGGGAGGAATTCGCGTTCCGACCGATCAGCTGGACATCTCTCCGATGGCACGCATGATGTCTGAACTGCAATCTCTCGAGGAGAATGACCCTTCCCGCTCGGAATTGATTGCCCGGATTCGCGACGAAATTGCGAATGGCACCTATGATACCGATGAGAAGCTGGAAGCGGCACTGGCGAACTTTCTCCGCCAGGTTCAAAACGATAGCTGA
- a CDS encoding AbiU2 domain-containing protein, whose product MEQSHPPALDYSQIPEPLREIFETIENELTWLHGRWIMYRQLFGADQQTLDLLNQSAPTFFGMLQFLWLDYVVLEICSLTDRPRSFGRDNLVLRQLYEKLDREAYAKLVEQLEQKGELVEQCCGKLRTIRNRRIAHRDQRAALGAYQTPILGVSRKDVDDALVAMRDYVNCFRMEFLGSEMAFDQFELPDDATTLLSHLEAAVQNRKTQTDAD is encoded by the coding sequence ATGGAACAGTCTCATCCCCCCGCTTTGGATTACTCGCAGATTCCCGAACCCCTTCGGGAGATCTTCGAAACAATTGAGAACGAACTGACGTGGCTGCACGGGCGGTGGATCATGTACCGGCAGCTGTTCGGAGCCGATCAACAGACGCTCGACCTGTTGAATCAGTCCGCACCGACATTCTTCGGCATGCTGCAATTTCTGTGGCTCGATTACGTGGTGCTGGAGATCTGCAGTCTGACTGACCGGCCCCGGTCTTTTGGACGGGACAATCTGGTTCTCCGGCAACTTTATGAAAAGCTCGATCGCGAGGCTTATGCGAAGCTCGTCGAACAGCTCGAACAAAAGGGGGAACTGGTCGAGCAGTGCTGCGGCAAATTGCGGACGATTCGTAACCGCCGTATCGCTCACCGGGATCAGCGAGCCGCTCTCGGGGCGTACCAGACGCCGATCCTTGGCGTTTCGCGCAAAGATGTCGACGATGCTCTCGTGGCCATGCGGGACTACGTGAACTGCTTCCGGATGGAGTTCCTGGGATCAGAAATGGCATTCGATCAGTTCGAACTTCCTGACGATGCAACGACACTGCTGTCGCATCTTGAAGCCGCTGTGCAGAACCGGAAAACACAGACGGATGCCGACTGA
- the murB gene encoding UDP-N-acetylmuramate dehydrogenase: MMSCLDSFAEITRQDEPLAPYTWLKLGGPAQYLIEPRTMDELAAVLQCCQKEKLPVHVLGEGSNLLIRDEGVSGVVLRLNNGDFCKVEVDGTTVKAGAGALLSHVISRSVAGGLTGLEELAGIPGTIGGAVIGNAGTRSGEIGTKVVSIDVMNHEGKIETLSSEMIGFEYRNSHLGNAIVISATLQLSEDDPNEITKRLRKTWIMKKASQPLSSQSAGCVFKNPRGLSAGSLIEQSGLKGTRVGDCEVSDLHANFIITHENCTSDDVLRLINLVRSKVQDTHDIELELEIKTWP, translated from the coding sequence ATGATGAGCTGCCTGGATTCCTTTGCTGAAATTACTCGACAGGATGAACCCCTGGCCCCGTACACCTGGCTGAAGCTGGGCGGACCGGCTCAGTACCTGATCGAGCCCCGGACCATGGACGAACTGGCCGCTGTGCTGCAGTGCTGCCAGAAAGAAAAACTTCCGGTCCATGTGCTGGGTGAAGGTTCGAATTTGCTGATTCGCGATGAAGGCGTCAGCGGCGTCGTGTTGCGACTCAACAACGGCGACTTCTGCAAAGTGGAAGTCGACGGGACAACGGTCAAAGCCGGAGCAGGGGCTCTGCTTTCGCATGTCATTTCCCGCAGCGTGGCTGGTGGACTGACCGGGTTGGAAGAACTGGCCGGAATCCCCGGAACGATCGGCGGAGCGGTTATCGGAAACGCCGGGACGCGCAGCGGAGAGATCGGAACCAAGGTCGTCTCCATCGATGTGATGAATCACGAAGGTAAGATCGAAACGCTGTCCAGCGAGATGATCGGCTTCGAGTACCGCAACAGCCACCTGGGCAATGCCATCGTGATTTCCGCGACATTGCAGCTGAGCGAAGATGATCCGAACGAGATCACGAAGCGATTGCGGAAAACGTGGATCATGAAAAAGGCTTCGCAGCCTCTTTCGTCGCAGTCTGCGGGCTGTGTCTTCAAGAATCCACGCGGACTTTCCGCAGGTTCGCTGATTGAACAGTCGGGCTTGAAGGGAACGCGCGTGGGGGACTGCGAAGTCAGCGATCTGCACGCGAACTTCATCATCACCCACGAGAACTGCACCAGCGACGATGTCCTGCGACTGATCAACCTGGTTCGCTCCAAGGTGCAGGATACGCACGACATCGAACTCGAACTCGAGATCAAAACCTGGCCGTAG
- a CDS encoding flagellar basal body-associated FliL family protein has product MKSFVLSNETIERLREIHRAVQQEQLRPQLRFAFSTDNLILLGMITVLVVIALLMLSFVHPQTAASQDQMDQDRREIVEAYQDDQFFEISLGEAESMVPSVHAPDSVDVINYEAVLTIQGTVKDYMAADTSIRQRENRIRAEVGAVINSASPEKIAEPSLSQLRTEIRVAVNSIIGEEKINEVNFSHFTRYTLRSSAHSGD; this is encoded by the coding sequence ATGAAGTCTTTTGTCTTGTCCAACGAAACAATCGAACGTCTCCGGGAAATTCATCGCGCCGTTCAGCAGGAACAGCTGCGACCGCAACTGCGGTTCGCGTTCAGCACCGACAATCTCATTCTGCTCGGAATGATTACTGTTCTCGTGGTGATTGCCCTGCTGATGCTCTCGTTCGTCCATCCGCAGACGGCCGCCAGCCAGGACCAGATGGACCAGGATCGGCGGGAAATCGTCGAAGCTTACCAGGATGACCAGTTCTTTGAGATCTCGCTCGGCGAGGCAGAATCGATGGTCCCGAGTGTGCACGCACCGGACAGTGTCGACGTCATCAACTACGAAGCCGTGCTTACGATTCAGGGGACGGTGAAGGACTACATGGCCGCGGATACATCAATCCGACAACGGGAGAACCGGATCCGGGCCGAGGTCGGAGCGGTGATCAATTCTGCTTCGCCCGAGAAAATTGCCGAGCCGAGTCTTTCGCAACTTCGCACCGAGATCAGAGTGGCGGTGAACTCGATCATTGGCGAAGAGAAGATCAACGAGGTGAACTTCTCCCATTTCACCCGCTACACACTGCGGTCGTCGGCCCACTCAGGGGATTGA
- a CDS encoding hydantoinase B/oxoprolinase family protein — translation MTASSTTCWKFAIDAGGTFTDLVARSPSGQALTHKTLSSGVVIGGVASSVARSIHDPSRRQDPPGVWSGYTFRLSGETPFETTVVDSDPSGGLTLRDRLPDEFVGRNYELVGGEEAPVVGIRYLLGRSRHEAIPAVQVRLGTTRGTNALLERRGARCVYVTTAGFGDALKIGHQDRPRLFDLEIEKPSPLSESILEVDERIAEDGNILVSPNLRQVQRDLQRLYDDGFRAVAICLVHAWKNPAHEERIARVATEIGFLHVSVSHRVSPLIGLIARGDTTLIDAYLNPVLQRYIASIQQSLPGSQLELMTSSGGLVAADHFFGKDSILSGPAGGVVGIAQVREEYDLKQAIGFDMGGTSTDVCRFDGRFHREYESVKAGIRIATPMLAIETVAAGGGSICHFDGVRLLVGPQSAGADPGPCCYGRGGPLTVTDMNLITGRIIPAHFPFPLNEAAVRTKLQTLCDDVAASPLGRRYSVEELAEGFLEIANILMARAIRRVSVARGYDPAEHTMVSFGGAGGQHACALAVEVGFPQILIHPLASLFSAYGIGCGNRRQIAARSVLRRYEETPAEQLEELFTSLRDEARTTLTAQGIPVEEAVAELRSLDLRYLGTETPLTIERPANGDFRSAFDGEFFKRFGYRRTGHPLEIVTARVELVAATQQALIGDAQTPDDNTDQQEQTTRVFVHGSWQEALVKQRTRLRAGLNVGGPALIVDAHSVVFVEPGFTAAVDGKGMLKITQTATTASHPRNEEPSEETSPILLELFHNQFASIAEQMGETLRQTAQSVNVKERLDYSCAVFDRTGSLIANAPHVPVHLGAMSETVRHMLQAFPKMRAGDVFVTNDPYRGGSHLPDITVVTPVVGDNGRLQFLVASRAHHADIGGITPGSMPPFSKNLAEEGVVIRPMLLQSSERDYFPELRNILKEAPWPARRIEENLADLRAQMAANEIGVRQLRGLVNEHHETTVFHYVAQIRAAAAEKTRLALSAFPQGEHRFVDHLDDGSPIAVTIAIGEGRARVDFTGTGPVLSSNLNANRAIVTAALLYVFRCLINEDVPLNSGVLDVIDLELPECLLNPPAKPDPADCPAVVGGNVETSQRVVDVLLGALGRAAASQGTMNNLTFGDRTFGYYETICGGSGATPYAAGCDAVHTHMTNTRMTDVEILEHRFPVRVRRHAIRTESGGDGQHPGGDGLLRELEFLTTLSVTLLAQRRGQFVPFGLNGGLSGKPGETTLVDSDGNESPLPGCFAVQMKAGQRLRIETPGGGGWGPPASGRD, via the coding sequence TTGACTGCCTCTTCCACCACCTGCTGGAAATTCGCCATTGATGCCGGCGGCACCTTTACGGATCTGGTTGCCCGTAGCCCATCCGGCCAGGCGTTGACACACAAAACACTTTCGTCCGGCGTGGTCATCGGCGGTGTGGCGTCTTCGGTCGCTCGATCCATCCACGATCCGAGTCGCCGGCAGGATCCCCCCGGAGTCTGGAGCGGGTATACGTTTCGTCTTAGCGGCGAGACTCCGTTCGAGACCACGGTGGTGGACTCTGATCCCTCCGGCGGACTGACTCTCCGAGACCGGCTGCCGGATGAGTTCGTCGGTCGGAACTACGAACTGGTCGGGGGAGAAGAAGCTCCCGTAGTCGGCATCCGGTATCTGCTCGGACGATCGCGTCACGAAGCCATCCCGGCGGTACAGGTTCGCCTTGGAACGACGCGGGGCACCAATGCCCTGCTCGAACGCCGGGGAGCACGCTGTGTTTACGTCACCACGGCCGGCTTCGGTGATGCTCTGAAGATCGGACATCAGGATCGGCCCAGACTGTTCGATCTGGAAATCGAGAAACCCTCCCCGTTGTCGGAGTCGATCCTCGAAGTCGACGAACGAATCGCCGAAGACGGCAACATTCTGGTGTCGCCGAATTTGAGACAGGTCCAACGAGATCTGCAGCGTCTGTATGACGACGGCTTCCGGGCAGTCGCAATCTGCCTCGTGCACGCCTGGAAGAATCCGGCTCACGAGGAACGTATCGCCCGGGTTGCCACGGAAATCGGGTTCCTGCACGTCAGCGTCTCTCATCGCGTCAGCCCACTGATCGGGTTGATTGCCCGAGGGGACACGACGTTGATCGACGCATATCTGAATCCGGTCCTGCAGAGGTACATTGCATCCATCCAGCAGTCGCTGCCGGGGAGTCAGCTGGAGCTGATGACCTCCAGCGGCGGACTCGTAGCTGCGGATCACTTTTTTGGGAAGGACAGCATTCTTTCCGGTCCGGCGGGCGGCGTGGTTGGCATTGCCCAGGTGCGGGAGGAATACGACCTGAAACAGGCTATCGGGTTCGACATGGGCGGCACGAGCACCGATGTCTGTCGGTTTGATGGCCGATTTCATCGAGAATATGAATCGGTGAAGGCTGGCATTCGCATCGCCACTCCAATGCTTGCCATCGAAACGGTAGCCGCGGGGGGAGGCAGCATCTGTCACTTCGACGGCGTCCGTCTTCTGGTCGGCCCGCAGTCGGCTGGCGCAGATCCCGGCCCCTGCTGTTACGGACGCGGCGGCCCGCTCACCGTGACCGATATGAATCTGATTACAGGGCGAATCATCCCGGCCCACTTCCCCTTCCCACTGAACGAAGCCGCCGTCCGAACCAAATTGCAGACCCTGTGCGATGACGTCGCCGCGTCTCCACTGGGGCGGCGCTATTCCGTGGAAGAACTGGCGGAAGGGTTCCTGGAGATCGCCAACATTCTGATGGCCCGGGCCATTCGTCGCGTCTCGGTTGCTCGAGGCTACGATCCGGCGGAACACACGATGGTCAGCTTCGGTGGAGCCGGCGGGCAGCACGCCTGTGCGCTCGCGGTTGAAGTCGGATTCCCTCAGATCCTGATCCATCCCCTCGCGAGCCTGTTCAGCGCATACGGAATCGGCTGTGGAAATCGACGGCAGATCGCTGCCCGATCCGTGCTTCGACGTTACGAGGAAACGCCGGCCGAGCAACTCGAAGAACTATTCACCTCACTACGTGACGAGGCTCGGACCACTCTCACGGCACAGGGCATTCCCGTGGAAGAAGCGGTCGCCGAACTCCGCTCCCTCGACTTGCGTTATCTCGGCACGGAAACGCCGCTCACCATCGAACGGCCTGCCAATGGCGATTTCCGCTCGGCTTTCGACGGGGAGTTCTTCAAACGGTTTGGCTACCGGCGAACCGGACATCCCCTGGAGATCGTCACGGCTCGTGTCGAACTGGTCGCCGCCACACAACAGGCGTTAATCGGAGACGCACAGACGCCGGACGACAACACGGACCAGCAAGAGCAAACGACCCGGGTCTTCGTGCACGGCAGTTGGCAGGAAGCTCTCGTCAAACAGCGAACCCGCCTGCGAGCGGGCCTTAACGTCGGCGGTCCCGCGTTGATCGTCGATGCTCATTCGGTCGTCTTCGTCGAGCCGGGATTCACCGCAGCCGTCGACGGGAAAGGCATGCTGAAGATCACGCAAACGGCAACCACCGCCAGCCACCCTCGGAACGAAGAGCCTTCCGAAGAGACCTCGCCAATTCTACTGGAGTTGTTTCATAACCAGTTCGCGTCCATTGCCGAACAGATGGGAGAAACCCTCCGACAGACCGCTCAGTCGGTCAATGTGAAAGAGCGACTCGACTACAGTTGTGCGGTGTTCGATCGCACGGGAAGTCTCATCGCCAATGCGCCGCATGTGCCGGTTCATCTTGGAGCCATGAGTGAAACCGTGCGGCACATGCTCCAGGCGTTTCCGAAAATGCGAGCCGGCGATGTGTTCGTCACGAACGACCCGTATCGTGGCGGCTCTCATCTGCCGGATATCACCGTCGTTACCCCGGTGGTCGGAGACAATGGGCGGCTGCAGTTCCTCGTCGCTTCGCGAGCCCACCACGCAGACATCGGCGGAATTACGCCGGGAAGCATGCCGCCGTTCTCGAAGAATCTCGCCGAGGAAGGTGTCGTTATCCGTCCCATGTTGCTGCAGTCGTCTGAACGGGATTATTTCCCGGAACTGCGAAACATTCTGAAAGAGGCTCCCTGGCCGGCCCGACGCATCGAAGAGAATCTGGCGGACCTGCGGGCTCAGATGGCGGCGAATGAGATCGGCGTCCGACAACTGCGGGGACTCGTCAACGAACATCACGAAACGACCGTCTTCCACTATGTCGCGCAGATCCGGGCCGCAGCAGCCGAGAAGACGCGACTGGCTCTCTCCGCATTTCCTCAAGGAGAACATCGCTTCGTCGATCACCTTGACGATGGAAGTCCCATCGCCGTCACGATTGCCATCGGCGAGGGACGTGCCCGCGTCGACTTCACCGGCACAGGTCCCGTCCTGTCCTCCAACCTGAACGCGAATCGAGCCATCGTCACAGCCGCCCTGCTCTACGTGTTCCGCTGCCTGATCAACGAAGATGTCCCCCTCAACAGCGGTGTACTCGATGTTATCGATCTCGAGCTGCCCGAGTGCCTGCTGAATCCTCCGGCAAAGCCCGATCCGGCAGATTGCCCGGCTGTTGTCGGCGGGAATGTCGAGACCTCGCAGCGTGTTGTCGATGTGCTTCTGGGGGCTCTCGGGCGAGCCGCGGCCAGTCAGGGGACGATGAATAACCTCACGTTCGGCGACCGGACATTCGGCTATTACGAAACGATCTGCGGGGGATCGGGTGCGACCCCCTATGCTGCCGGCTGCGATGCGGTGCATACGCACATGACGAATACACGCATGACGGATGTCGAGATTCTGGAACATCGTTTTCCAGTCCGCGTTCGCCGTCATGCAATCAGAACAGAATCGGGCGGAGATGGCCAGCATCCGGGCGGAGACGGACTGCTACGAGAACTTGAGTTCCTCACAACCCTCTCTGTGACACTGCTCGCGCAGCGACGGGGGCAGTTCGTGCCGTTCGGGCTCAACGGAGGTTTGTCAGGCAAGCCTGGCGAGACTACTCTGGTGGACTCTGACGGCAACGAGTCGCCACTGCCCGGCTGCTTCGCTGTGCAGATGAAAGCAGGTCAACGTCTGAGAATAGAAACACCGGGCGGCGGTGGCTGGGGACCGCCCGCATCAGGCCGCGACTAA